A genomic region of Manihot esculenta cultivar AM560-2 chromosome 15, M.esculenta_v8, whole genome shotgun sequence contains the following coding sequences:
- the LOC110602144 gene encoding probable E3 ubiquitin-protein ligase ARI2 isoform X1 — protein MEDYGGSEDEYYYSDDRESLDGFENEESDFHLVPPRGPSTKIITKESLLAAQKEDLRRVMELLSLREHHARTLLIHYRWDVERLLAVFVEKGKSYLFTEAGVTVVEQLDIDSPLTSSSTITCDICIEDVSGNKVTRMDCGHCFCNDCWTEHFIVKINEGQSRRIRCMAHKCNAICDEAVVRNLVSKKHPDLAEKFDRFLLESYIEDNKMVKWCPSTPHCGNAIRIEEDECCEIECSCGLQFCFSCLSEVHSPCSCLMWELWSKKCQDESETVNWITVHTKPCPKCHKPVEKNGGCNLVSCICGQSFCWLCGGATGRDHTWSRISGHSCGRYKEDGENNLERAKRDLYRYMHYHIRYKAHTDSFKLESKLKETILEKVSISEERESRIRDFSWVNNGLYRLFRSRRVLSYSYPFAFYMFGDELFKDEMTIEERELKQNLFEDQQQQLESNVEKLSKFLEEPFDQYTDEKVMEIRMQVINLSTITDNLCKKMYECIESDLLGSLQLGTHNIAPYKSKGIEKASELSSCWSNKVDAADKCLPSDGNTSGGTSQHDRPSGSRSSADSECSSWKRARKEGGGFLDLNLPAEVMDRN, from the exons ATGGAGGATTATGGAGGGAGTGAGGATGAGTACTATTACTCTGATGATCGAGAATCGCTCGACGGTTTTGAGAATGAGGAATCCGATTTTCACTTGGTTCCTCCTAGGGGTCCCAGTACCAAG ATAATAACAAAGGAATCCCTCTTGGCTGCACag AAGGAAGACTTGCGCAGGGTAATGGAACTACTATCACTGAGGGAACACCATGCAAGGACCTTGTTGATACATTACCGTTGGGATGTTGAAAGGTTGCTTGCCGTGTTTGTAGAGAAGGGGAAATCGTACTTATTCACCGAAGCAGGTGTTACTGTGGTTGAGCAACTAGATATTGATTCACCACTGACTTCATCTTCTACAATAACGTGTGATATATGTATAGAGGATGTATCTGGCAATAAGGTGACGAGAATGGATTGTGGCCATTGCTTTTGCAATGATT GTTGGACTGAGCACTTCATTGTGAAAATAAATGAGGGTCAGAGTAGGCGCATCAGGTGCATGGCACACAAATGTAATGCTATCTGTGATGAAGCTGTTGTGAGAAATTTAGTCAGTAAAAAGCATCCTGATTTAGCAGAGAAATTTGATCGTTTTCTTCTTGAATCATATATTGAGGATAACAAAATGGTTAAATGGTGCCCAAGCACTCCCCATTGTGGGAATGCTATACGAATCGAAGAAGATGAATGTTGTGAGATAGAATGTTCATGTGGTTTACAGTTTTGTTTCAGTTGCTTGTCTGAAGTGCACTCGCCCTGTTCGTGTTTGATGTGGGAGCTTTGGAGCAAGAAATGTCAAGATGAATCTGAGACAGTTAACTGGATCACAGTTCACACGAAGCCTTGTCCTAAGTGTCACAAACCAGTTGAGAAGAATGGTGGCTGCAACCTTGTGAGCTGTATATGTGGTCAATCGTTTTG TTGGCTGTGTGGTGGAGCAACTGGGAGAGATCATACATGGTCTAGAATATCTGGTCATAGTTGTGGTCGCTATAAAGAAGATGGAGAGAATAACTTGGAACGGGCAAAACGAGATCTCTATCGATATATGCACTATCATATCCGTTACAAGGCTCACACAGATTCCTTTAAGCTTGAAAGTAAACTTAAGGAGACAATCTTGGAGAAAGTATCAATATCAGAAGAGAGGGAATCAAGAATCAGAGATTTCAGCTGGGTAAATAATGGACTCTACAGACTTTTCAGATCAAGACGGGTTCTTTCATATTCATACCCATTTGCGTTTTATATGTTTGGTGACGAGCTGTTTAAGGACGAGATGACAATAGAGGAAAGGGAACTTAAACAGAATCTATTTGAGGATCAGCAACAGCAGCTTGAGTCAAATGTTGAAAAACTCTCCAAGTTCCTGGAGGAGCCCTTTGATCAGTATACTGATGAAAAGGTTATGGAAATAAGGATGCAAGTCATCAATCTGTCTACAATAACTGATAATCTATGCAAGAAAAT GTATGAGTGCATAGAAAGTGATCTATTGGGTTCTCTTCAACTGGGTACCCACAACATAGCTCCTTACAAGTCAAAGGGAATAGAGAAGGCATCAGAACTCTCTTCTTGTTGGAGCAACAAAGTTGATGCTGCCGATAAATGCCTGCCATCAGATGGCAATACTAGTG
- the LOC110602144 gene encoding probable E3 ubiquitin-protein ligase ARI2 isoform X2 has protein sequence MEDYGGSEDEYYYSDDRESLDGFENEESDFHLVPPRGPSTKIITKESLLAAQKEDLRRVMELLSLREHHARTLLIHYRWDVERLLAVFVEKGKSYLFTEAGVTVVEQLDIDSPLTSSSTITCDICIEDVSGNKVTRMDCGHCFCNDCWTEHFIVKINEGQSRRIRCMAHKCNAICDEAVVRNLVSKKHPDLAEKFDRFLLESYIEDNKMVKWCPSTPHCGNAIRIEEDECCEIECSCGLQFCFSCLSEVHSPCSCLMWELWSKKCQDESETVNWITVHTKPCPKCHKPVEKNGGCNLVSCICGQSFCWLCGGATGRDHTWSRISGHSCGRYKEDGENNLERAKRDLYRYMHYHIRYKAHTDSFKLESKLKETILEKVSISEERESRIRDFSWVNNGLYRLFRSRRVLSYSYPFAFYMFGDELFKDEMTIEERELKQNLFEDQQQQLESNVEKLSKFLEEPFDQYTDEKVMEIRMQVINLSTITDNLCKKM, from the exons ATGGAGGATTATGGAGGGAGTGAGGATGAGTACTATTACTCTGATGATCGAGAATCGCTCGACGGTTTTGAGAATGAGGAATCCGATTTTCACTTGGTTCCTCCTAGGGGTCCCAGTACCAAG ATAATAACAAAGGAATCCCTCTTGGCTGCACag AAGGAAGACTTGCGCAGGGTAATGGAACTACTATCACTGAGGGAACACCATGCAAGGACCTTGTTGATACATTACCGTTGGGATGTTGAAAGGTTGCTTGCCGTGTTTGTAGAGAAGGGGAAATCGTACTTATTCACCGAAGCAGGTGTTACTGTGGTTGAGCAACTAGATATTGATTCACCACTGACTTCATCTTCTACAATAACGTGTGATATATGTATAGAGGATGTATCTGGCAATAAGGTGACGAGAATGGATTGTGGCCATTGCTTTTGCAATGATT GTTGGACTGAGCACTTCATTGTGAAAATAAATGAGGGTCAGAGTAGGCGCATCAGGTGCATGGCACACAAATGTAATGCTATCTGTGATGAAGCTGTTGTGAGAAATTTAGTCAGTAAAAAGCATCCTGATTTAGCAGAGAAATTTGATCGTTTTCTTCTTGAATCATATATTGAGGATAACAAAATGGTTAAATGGTGCCCAAGCACTCCCCATTGTGGGAATGCTATACGAATCGAAGAAGATGAATGTTGTGAGATAGAATGTTCATGTGGTTTACAGTTTTGTTTCAGTTGCTTGTCTGAAGTGCACTCGCCCTGTTCGTGTTTGATGTGGGAGCTTTGGAGCAAGAAATGTCAAGATGAATCTGAGACAGTTAACTGGATCACAGTTCACACGAAGCCTTGTCCTAAGTGTCACAAACCAGTTGAGAAGAATGGTGGCTGCAACCTTGTGAGCTGTATATGTGGTCAATCGTTTTG TTGGCTGTGTGGTGGAGCAACTGGGAGAGATCATACATGGTCTAGAATATCTGGTCATAGTTGTGGTCGCTATAAAGAAGATGGAGAGAATAACTTGGAACGGGCAAAACGAGATCTCTATCGATATATGCACTATCATATCCGTTACAAGGCTCACACAGATTCCTTTAAGCTTGAAAGTAAACTTAAGGAGACAATCTTGGAGAAAGTATCAATATCAGAAGAGAGGGAATCAAGAATCAGAGATTTCAGCTGGGTAAATAATGGACTCTACAGACTTTTCAGATCAAGACGGGTTCTTTCATATTCATACCCATTTGCGTTTTATATGTTTGGTGACGAGCTGTTTAAGGACGAGATGACAATAGAGGAAAGGGAACTTAAACAGAATCTATTTGAGGATCAGCAACAGCAGCTTGAGTCAAATGTTGAAAAACTCTCCAAGTTCCTGGAGGAGCCCTTTGATCAGTATACTGATGAAAAGGTTATGGAAATAAGGATGCAAGTCATCAATCTGTCTACAATAACTGATAATCTATGCAAGAAAATGTGA